A single genomic interval of Tsukamurella paurometabola harbors:
- a CDS encoding DUF5682 family protein, with the protein MTAVHVLGVRHHGPGSARAVVAELERLRPEVVLIEGPADATDLLQHIADPGLQPPVALLGYAADDPSTSAFWPFAVFSPEWQAASWAVARGVPAEFIDLPVAQTLADRGENDDQDSDDPVRADPIAALAAAAGYDDAERWWDDVIESRGESDVFGSLGGAMRAVREAVAPAPPGNSSSPSREERREAHMRKCLRAAMKRDGVETVVVICGAWHVPALTGTLPSAAADAKVLAGAPKVKSRAAWVPWTHSRLSSASGYGAGVTSPGWYHHLFTTEPDEVVVRWLTGVAELLRSEDVAVSSAHIIEATRLAETLAALRRRPLAGLSEVEEATLAVLCDGSTERADLVRRRAVVGERLGTVPEDLPVVPLQADIDRTARSLRFKPSPAVKQIVLDLRKPGDVERSRLLHRLRLLGVEWGEPAETSGKGTFKEGWAVQWRPELSVDVVVASVWGTTVPVAATRRLAATAEEATSLAEVTSALEAALLADLPDAVSVLLHAIENRAAVAHDVDALMAALPALGRTQRYGDTRGTDTGALADVAAGLLLRVCIGLPAAVTGLGEDAAVRLVQRVDAVEDTVGLLTEGDRERWYGALRVVADRPDVHGSLVGRVTRLLLDAGLLDGADAAVRLHRALSSGVPPDAKAAWIAGFLGRSGIVLVHDPAVLGVLDEWLVGLGEQEFIDVLPLLRRTFAEFDPGVRRNIGDRIGRIEGGRTDAETRSFDAELTGAALATAARLLGIAEGAT; encoded by the coding sequence GTGACCGCTGTCCACGTTCTGGGGGTCCGCCACCACGGCCCGGGGTCCGCCCGTGCGGTGGTGGCGGAGCTCGAGCGGCTGCGCCCCGAGGTCGTGCTGATCGAGGGGCCGGCGGACGCCACGGACCTCCTGCAGCACATCGCGGACCCCGGCCTGCAACCGCCTGTCGCGCTGCTCGGATACGCGGCCGACGATCCCTCCACCTCCGCGTTCTGGCCCTTCGCCGTCTTCTCCCCCGAATGGCAGGCGGCGAGCTGGGCCGTCGCGCGCGGGGTTCCCGCGGAGTTCATCGACCTGCCGGTCGCGCAGACGCTCGCGGACCGCGGCGAGAACGACGACCAGGACTCCGACGACCCCGTGCGCGCCGACCCGATCGCGGCCCTGGCGGCCGCCGCCGGGTACGACGACGCCGAACGGTGGTGGGACGACGTCATCGAATCCCGGGGCGAGTCCGACGTCTTCGGTTCCCTCGGCGGCGCCATGCGGGCGGTGCGCGAGGCAGTGGCTCCGGCCCCGCCGGGCAACTCTTCATCACCGTCGCGGGAGGAGCGGCGCGAAGCCCACATGCGTAAGTGCCTGCGCGCCGCCATGAAACGCGACGGTGTCGAGACGGTGGTCGTGATCTGCGGAGCGTGGCACGTACCGGCGCTCACCGGGACGCTGCCGAGTGCGGCCGCCGATGCCAAGGTCCTCGCCGGTGCGCCGAAGGTGAAATCCCGTGCCGCGTGGGTGCCGTGGACCCATTCGCGGCTGTCCTCGGCCTCCGGCTACGGGGCCGGCGTCACCTCGCCGGGGTGGTACCACCACCTGTTCACCACCGAGCCGGACGAGGTGGTGGTGCGGTGGCTGACGGGCGTCGCCGAGCTCCTGCGCTCCGAGGACGTCGCCGTCTCGTCGGCGCACATCATCGAGGCGACCAGACTCGCGGAGACGCTCGCCGCGCTGCGCAGGCGGCCGTTGGCGGGCCTCTCGGAGGTGGAGGAGGCCACGTTGGCCGTGCTCTGCGACGGTTCCACGGAGCGCGCGGATCTGGTCCGGAGACGGGCCGTGGTCGGCGAGCGGCTCGGCACCGTCCCCGAGGATCTCCCGGTCGTCCCGCTCCAGGCGGACATCGACCGCACGGCGCGCTCGCTCCGGTTCAAGCCGTCCCCGGCCGTCAAACAGATCGTCCTGGACCTGCGCAAACCCGGCGACGTCGAACGCTCGCGGCTCTTGCACCGCCTACGGCTGCTCGGCGTGGAATGGGGCGAGCCCGCGGAGACCAGCGGCAAGGGCACGTTCAAGGAGGGCTGGGCGGTCCAGTGGCGGCCCGAGCTTTCGGTCGACGTCGTGGTCGCCTCCGTGTGGGGGACCACCGTGCCGGTGGCCGCGACGCGCAGACTCGCGGCCACCGCCGAGGAGGCGACCTCTCTCGCCGAGGTGACGTCCGCGCTCGAGGCGGCGCTGCTGGCGGATCTTCCGGACGCCGTATCGGTGCTGCTCCACGCCATCGAGAACCGTGCCGCCGTCGCCCACGACGTCGACGCGCTGATGGCGGCGCTGCCGGCGTTGGGCCGTACTCAGCGCTACGGCGACACCCGCGGCACCGACACCGGGGCGCTCGCCGACGTCGCGGCGGGACTGCTGCTACGCGTGTGCATCGGCCTGCCGGCGGCGGTCACCGGCCTGGGTGAGGATGCCGCGGTCCGGCTCGTACAGCGGGTGGACGCGGTCGAGGACACCGTCGGGCTGCTCACCGAGGGTGACCGCGAGCGGTGGTACGGCGCGCTGCGCGTCGTCGCGGACCGGCCGGACGTGCACGGCTCCCTCGTGGGCCGGGTGACCCGTCTCCTCCTCGACGCGGGGCTTCTCGACGGTGCCGACGCCGCGGTCCGCCTGCACCGTGCCCTCTCCTCCGGGGTTCCCCCGGACGCGAAGGCCGCCTGGATCGCGGGATTCCTCGGACGCAGCGGCATCGTGCTGGTGCACGACCCCGCCGTGCTGGGGGTGCTCGACGAGTGGCTGGTGGGGCTGGGCGAGCAGGAGTTCATCGACGTGCTCCCCCTTCTGCGGCGAACCTTCGCCGAGTTCGATCCCGGCGTGCGGCGCAACATCGGCGACCGCATCGGCAGGATCGAAGGCGGGCGCACCGACGCGGAGACCAGGAGTTTCGACGCCGAGCTCACGGGCGCCGCCCTCGCGACCGCCGCGCGGTTGCTCGGCATCGCGGAGGGGGCGACATGA
- a CDS encoding VWA domain-containing protein, translating to MTERDRRWRLLLGGAADGLPALTSADAGIDKALASLYDGAGKRGAGLGTSAPSVVRWLGDIRGYFPSSVVQVMQHDAVERLGLHQLLLEPELMEAVEPNIELVTTLISLGRAIPETSKATARSVVRRVVDEVERRIADRTRATVTGALNRASRTHRPRLRDVDWNRTIAANLKNYLPEHRTVVPERLIGYGRRSQSVSKDIVLAIDQSGSMAASVVYSAVFGAVLATMRSVRTSLVVFDTEVVDLTDQLDDPVDVLFGTQLGGGTDINRAIAYCQSLITRPQDSIFVLISDLYEGGVRDEMLTRVAQLQAAGVQVVVLLALSDEGAPSFDRDIAAALAGMGIPAFACTPDAFPDLLAVALSRGDIVGWADRTELSKRGMGD from the coding sequence ATGACGGAACGGGATCGCCGGTGGCGTCTGCTGCTCGGCGGCGCGGCGGACGGTCTGCCGGCGCTGACGAGCGCCGATGCGGGGATCGACAAGGCACTGGCCTCGCTGTACGACGGCGCGGGCAAACGCGGTGCGGGCCTCGGCACGTCGGCGCCGTCGGTGGTGCGGTGGCTCGGTGACATCCGGGGGTACTTCCCCTCGTCCGTGGTCCAGGTGATGCAGCACGATGCGGTCGAGCGCCTGGGGCTGCACCAGCTGCTCCTGGAGCCCGAACTGATGGAGGCGGTGGAGCCGAACATCGAACTCGTCACCACGCTCATCTCACTCGGACGGGCGATCCCCGAGACCTCCAAGGCCACGGCACGATCGGTGGTGCGGCGGGTGGTCGACGAGGTCGAGCGGCGGATCGCCGACCGGACGCGGGCGACGGTCACCGGAGCCCTCAACCGGGCGTCCCGGACCCACCGGCCGCGGCTGCGCGACGTCGACTGGAATCGCACCATCGCGGCGAACCTGAAGAACTACCTGCCCGAGCACCGGACCGTCGTCCCGGAACGCCTCATCGGGTACGGCCGCCGATCGCAGTCCGTGTCGAAGGACATCGTGCTGGCGATCGACCAGTCCGGGTCGATGGCCGCTTCCGTCGTGTACTCCGCGGTGTTCGGGGCCGTGCTCGCCACGATGAGGTCCGTGCGGACGTCGCTGGTGGTCTTCGACACCGAAGTGGTGGACCTGACGGATCAGCTCGACGACCCGGTGGATGTCCTGTTCGGTACGCAACTCGGCGGCGGCACCGACATCAACCGCGCGATCGCGTACTGCCAAAGCCTGATCACTCGCCCGCAGGACAGCATCTTCGTGCTGATCTCCGACCTGTACGAGGGCGGCGTGCGGGACGAGATGCTGACCCGCGTCGCCCAGTTGCAGGCGGCGGGCGTGCAGGTGGTGGTGCTCCTCGCGCTGTCGGACGAGGGCGCACCGTCGTTCGACCGCGACATCGCGGCGGCGTTGGCGGGCATGGGGATCCCCGCGTTCGCCTGCACCCCGGACGCCTTCCCCGACCTCCTCGCCGTGGCGCTGAGCCGTGGCGACATCGTGGGCTGGGCCGACCGTACCGAGCTCAGCAAACGCGGAATGGGCGATTGA
- a CDS encoding glycerophosphodiester phosphodiesterase family protein codes for MIPRRVAVVSLCLALLVGALPAAPTGAAPRTVDLQAHRGGLGLQTESTLEGFSAAMRLGVTTLELDTQVTRDRKVVITHDRKVDPKKCADTAPATAGDPQYPYVGKYVRDLTYAQIRTMNCGYEKVNATQRAVDGARMPQLHELFDLVRVRRSPVRMNIETKVEAGAPSETAPRGEFVRAVAGEITRSGLAGQVTIQSFDWTALREIGPLLPGVELIALTNGEQFLQTGKSGASPWLGLDVDAFGGDWVRAAQATIPGLTAISPVQGDPQDGGIGDPGFARFTTAALIRRAHDLGLKVIPWTVNDPATMRALIDDGVDGLITDYPDRARVVLRELGIALPAAS; via the coding sequence ATGATTCCGCGCCGCGTCGCCGTCGTCTCGCTGTGCCTCGCGCTGCTGGTGGGCGCCCTGCCGGCGGCGCCGACCGGAGCTGCGCCACGGACCGTCGACCTGCAGGCGCACCGGGGAGGGCTCGGCCTGCAGACGGAGTCGACGCTGGAGGGCTTCTCCGCCGCGATGCGGCTCGGCGTGACCACGCTGGAGCTGGACACGCAGGTGACGAGGGACCGGAAGGTCGTGATAACGCACGACCGGAAGGTCGACCCGAAGAAGTGTGCCGACACCGCGCCCGCGACGGCCGGCGACCCGCAGTACCCGTACGTCGGCAAGTACGTCCGCGACCTCACCTACGCGCAGATCCGCACCATGAACTGCGGCTACGAGAAGGTCAACGCCACGCAGAGGGCGGTCGACGGCGCACGGATGCCGCAGCTGCACGAGCTCTTCGACCTCGTTCGCGTGCGCCGTTCGCCGGTGCGGATGAACATCGAGACCAAGGTGGAGGCGGGGGCACCGTCGGAGACGGCACCGCGCGGCGAGTTCGTGCGCGCCGTGGCGGGGGAGATCACCCGCTCGGGTCTCGCCGGACAGGTGACGATCCAGAGCTTCGACTGGACGGCCCTACGGGAGATCGGACCGCTGCTGCCGGGCGTGGAGCTGATCGCGCTCACCAACGGCGAGCAGTTCCTGCAGACCGGGAAGTCGGGAGCCTCGCCGTGGCTCGGCCTCGACGTCGACGCCTTCGGCGGTGACTGGGTGCGGGCCGCCCAGGCGACGATCCCCGGCCTGACCGCGATCTCGCCGGTGCAGGGCGATCCGCAGGACGGCGGGATCGGCGACCCGGGTTTCGCGCGGTTCACGACCGCCGCGCTGATCCGGCGTGCGCACGACCTCGGCCTGAAGGTCATCCCGTGGACGGTGAACGATCCCGCGACGATGCGGGCGTTGATCGACGACGGTGTCGACGGGCTCATCACCGACTATCCGGATCGTGCGCGCGTCGTGCTCCGAGAACTCGGGATCGCGCTCCCCGCGGCGTCCTGA
- a CDS encoding DUF3375 domain-containing protein, with product MAQSAAQLYAAFTDNADNDVALRLLRSPNAVAYLALMAARLGTGPVDAEELADALTADLQSLAHHFTERARPVPAGPDVLDSWVKAGYVSRTLDEDDRETIQLTRGATTALGQVQAVSLDRNVATETALELVTARLSAVAVTVSSDPDDHLRALDEQIAELTRRREALRAGLVPEYDRDKVVDDLKIVSSLAERMPADILGYGEKLREHTRALLTHGLDASDSTEAEAYAKTLQRLFDGHDELANTPEGKAFDAFYTLLSDHRLRRQLETSVAAVVTEVALPDDLRDSLTGFLDRMWMQVQRVDEIRGQVYRRINTFVKDGDFLQYQSLRARITEAQRAAVDAFDAVPAGRDTGLAVPMSAVDTSSVGALRFHDGVVTLPPEVRETSGEFTIDPARLVGREAIDWDALASAINHQVSAFDAATLSEVLEAIGAPRAGDVVGVWSLGARYGTVDADRPVTVVAHTARGPRELTVPHVEFAAALPPLTPASAAPEPTTLFEE from the coding sequence ATGGCGCAGTCGGCCGCGCAGCTGTACGCCGCGTTCACGGACAACGCCGACAACGACGTCGCGCTCCGTCTCCTCCGCTCCCCCAACGCGGTCGCCTACCTGGCGCTGATGGCCGCCCGGCTGGGTACCGGCCCCGTCGACGCGGAGGAATTGGCCGACGCGCTCACCGCCGACCTGCAGTCCCTTGCACACCACTTCACCGAGCGCGCGCGGCCGGTCCCCGCCGGACCGGACGTCCTCGACAGCTGGGTCAAGGCGGGGTACGTCTCACGCACCCTCGACGAGGACGATCGGGAAACCATCCAGCTCACCCGCGGCGCGACGACGGCCCTCGGCCAGGTGCAGGCCGTGTCGCTGGACCGCAACGTCGCCACCGAGACCGCGCTGGAACTGGTCACAGCACGACTGTCCGCGGTCGCCGTCACCGTCAGCTCCGACCCCGACGACCACCTGCGTGCCCTCGACGAGCAGATCGCCGAGCTCACCCGCCGCCGCGAGGCCCTGCGCGCCGGCTTGGTCCCCGAGTACGACCGCGACAAGGTGGTCGACGACCTCAAGATCGTCAGCTCGCTCGCCGAGCGGATGCCGGCCGACATCCTCGGCTACGGCGAGAAGCTCCGCGAGCACACGCGCGCCCTCCTCACGCACGGCCTGGACGCCTCCGACTCCACAGAGGCCGAGGCCTACGCGAAGACCCTGCAGCGTCTCTTCGACGGCCACGACGAGCTCGCGAACACCCCCGAGGGCAAGGCCTTCGACGCCTTCTACACGCTGCTCTCCGACCACCGCCTGCGCCGCCAGCTCGAGACCTCCGTCGCTGCGGTGGTCACCGAGGTCGCCCTGCCCGACGACCTGCGCGACTCCCTCACCGGCTTCCTCGACCGCATGTGGATGCAGGTCCAGCGCGTCGACGAGATCCGCGGGCAGGTCTATCGGCGCATCAACACGTTCGTCAAGGACGGCGACTTCCTGCAGTACCAGTCGCTGCGTGCCCGGATCACCGAGGCGCAGCGCGCGGCGGTCGACGCCTTCGACGCCGTGCCTGCCGGGCGCGACACGGGCCTCGCCGTCCCCATGTCGGCCGTCGACACCAGCTCCGTCGGCGCCCTGCGGTTCCACGACGGCGTCGTGACTCTGCCGCCCGAGGTGCGCGAGACCTCGGGCGAGTTCACCATCGACCCGGCCCGCCTCGTCGGCCGGGAGGCGATCGACTGGGACGCCCTCGCCTCCGCGATCAACCATCAGGTCAGTGCGTTCGACGCTGCGACCCTCTCCGAGGTCCTCGAGGCCATCGGCGCGCCGCGCGCCGGCGACGTCGTCGGGGTCTGGTCGCTCGGCGCGCGGTACGGCACCGTCGACGCCGACCGCCCGGTCACCGTCGTCGCGCACACGGCCCGCGGGCCCCGCGAACTGACGGTGCCGCACGTGGAGTTCGC